The Littorina saxatilis isolate snail1 linkage group LG13, US_GU_Lsax_2.0, whole genome shotgun sequence genome contains a region encoding:
- the LOC138946088 gene encoding uncharacterized protein, translating into MPVALSLRSPFRRKALTSLLLLSMLLVVALCDEKAALNYQTCYREIKGCEECKKCTNSVSKDECACAKSTVNGTDVLCDDVCMRNEDNSYREKRNWRVLGITLFSISIIVVACTFAGTLVYWSKTDTTDPNSKMSPDPKELAVIEATPELATEEGGSAWIMRESAVGSAGTGGSGTTGYGTSGSTGMDITSSVPREEPEQDALHIAPLLVKSTCIH; encoded by the exons ATGCCTGTTGCGCTGAGTTTGAGGTCCCCTTTTCGCCGCAAGGCCCTCACGTCTCTTCTCCTCCTGAGTATGCTCCTGGTCGTTGCTCTATGTGATGAAAAGGCGGCTCTCAACTATCAGACCTGTTACCGTGAAATCAAAGGCTGCGAAGAATGTAAGAAATGCACCAACTCGGTCAGTAAAGACGAGTGTGCGTGTGCCAAATCGACGGTAAATGGCACAGACGTGCTATGCGACGATGTATGCATGCGGAACGAGGATAACAGCTACAGAGAGAAGCGAAACTGGCGCGTACTGGGGATCACTCTGTTTTCAATCAGCATCATCGTGGTAGCCTGCACCTTCGCCGGCACCCTTGTTTATTGGTCGAAG ACGGACACCACCGACCCAAATTCGAAGATGAGCCCAGACCCAAAAGAGCTGGCGGTGATCGAGGCCACGCCAGAGCTTGCCACGGAGGAGGGGGGTAGCGCCTGGATCATGAGGGAGAGCGCTGTAGGCAGTGCAGGCACTGGAGGCAGCGGGACCACAGGGTACGGAACGTCGGGGTCCACTGGCATGGACATAACCTCCTCCGTCCCCAGGGAGGAGCCCGAGCAGGATGCGCTGCACATCGCCCCTCTGCTCGTAAAGTCCACATGCATCCACTAG